Genomic window (Alteromonas pelagimontana):
CCCGGTTTGCTGTACAGCTTCTGCGGGATCAGGTTGGGCAGCATGTGTATCCCGTTCATCGCTTAGACAGGCCCACCTCAGGGATACTGCTTTTCGCCTTCAGCGGAGATCTGGCAGGCATGATAGGAAAGCAGATGATGCAAAAGCAAGTTGCTAAAACCTATCATGCAGTGGTGAGAGGGTTTATTGTAGGCAGCGGATGCATTGACTATGCACTATCATTTAAACGGGATAAAATTGCCGACAAACATCGCGGTGAGAATATAGCGCCGCAACCTGCAACAACGGATTATCAGGCGCTGGCCCGATATGAATTGCCTTATGCGGTCGGCCGATATCAAAGCGCTCGTTATTCCTATGTACGCTTGCACCCATTCAGTGGAAGAAAGCATCAGCTACGTAGACATTTAGCGCACATTCATCATCCTATTGTTGGTGACACCACTCACGGAGACGGGAAACAGAATAAATTTGCCCGCAACCAGTTTGGTTTTGAAAATCTGGCCTTAAGTTGTACTCAGTTAGGTATTCAGCATCCCGTAACTAAAAAGTGGTTGTCGATAACGTGTGGGATAAACCCGGCGCTGGAGAAGCTTCTTCATAACTGGAAGGAGTTTGAGTTTAATGAATAAAAATGAATGCAATGAAGAGGGCGTTGAATGACAAAGTTAAGTATTTTCTCTGGCAGTGTTTATGGTAATGCGCAACATGTGGCAGAGCAAGTAGAAGAGAATTTGGCAGAGCAGGGGCATGATTGTGAGTTGTTTAGCGACCCGGATGTTTCCGATTTTACTGAAGCTGAAGCCATTTTAGTTATTACTTCTACGACCGGTCAAGGCGATGTACCTCCTAATATTGAGTTTGTCTATTCTGATCTCAAAGAGCAGTTCCCACTGCTAAATCAAAAACCTTTTGCTGTTGTGGCGTTAGGCGATAGCAGTTATGGCGAGACATTTTGTGGTGGTGGAAGGCAATTCCACGAGTTACTGACGGAACTGCAAGCTAGGTCGATAGCAGATTTGCTTAAAGTTGATGCTATTGAAACGCTGGAACCAGAAAAAGATGTTATAGCATGGGTCAACGGCATCAAAGACAAATTGTTTAATGAGTAAAAGCCGAACAAGAGCGGTGACATCGGTCACCGCTCTAGAACAATAAATTTATTCGACGTTGCGAAGCAATGCGTTAATTCCTACTTTGGCACGCGTTTTAGCATCTACCTTTTTTACAATGACAGCCGCATAAAGGCTGTAGTCTCCGCTCCCGTCTTTACCTGGCAGGTTGCCAGATACGACGACAGATCCAGCAGGCACACGACCGTAGTGAATCTCGCCGGTTTCGCGATCATAGATGCGGGTACTTTGCCCAATGTACACTCCCATCGAGATCACTGAACCTTCTTCAACGATTACGCCTTCCACTATTTCTGAACGCGCGCCGATAAAGCAGTTATCCTCAATGATGGTAGGATTAGCTTGTAGCGGTTCCAGCACGCCTCCGATACCTACGCCACCAGACAAGTGGACATTCTTGCCAATCTGCGCGCAGGAACCCACGGTCGCCCAGGTATCCACCATCGTTCCTTCATCCACAAACGCACCGATATTGACATAAGACGGCATAACAACAACGTTTTTTCCGATAAAAGAGCCTGTTCTCACCGCCGCGGGGGGAACAATACGGGCACCTTCTGCGGCAAACTGCTCTTCTGTGTAGCCCACGTACTTAAGCGGAACCTTGTCATAATACTGGCTTTCTGCACCAGCTATAACTGTATTGTTATGTAAACGAAAATAAAGAAGTACCGCCTTTTTTAACCACTGATGGACCTCCCATTCACCCGCTATTTTTTCGGCAACTCTCGCTTTTCCCGAATTAAGTAGAGCAATGACGTCATTCACCGCCTGTCTTACCTGTTCAGAGGCAGATGTGGGAGAAATGGTGTCGCGGTTGTCAAAGGCGTCTTCAATAATGGCTTTTAATTCATTCATGGTATGTTGATATCTTCAAGTTGATCGAGTTTGAACAGGATTTGCTTTTTTAACGCTACCTGCTGTTCCTGCGTTAAAGCTTTACCAGCGTCATTGCTGACAATAAAAATATCTTCTGCACGCTCGCCGATTGTCGCAATTTTTGCCAGTTTTAAGGTGACACTGGTATCGACAAAAGCGTGGCCGATTTTGGCAAGAATGCCAGGTGCATCCAACGCTTCTAATTCTATCAATGTATTTTCTTCACCAAAGTTAAAGAAACGTACTTTGGTAGGTACATCTAACTGGCGCATCTGGCGAGGAAGCTTGCGCTTATTATCATGAGCGCGGCCGGGTTTCTCCAGTTGTGCAATAATAGCCTTTTCCAGGCTTTGGATTCTTTCAGGGGTAGATAGCCGGGAACCGTTATTTTCCAACACCAGTAAACTGTCGAATACGTATCCATCCCGCGTGACGGTGATATGGGCGTCATGGATGGAGCAGTTTCGGCTATCCAGCACCGACGCAACTTGCGCAAATAACGCTTTGCGGTCTTTTCCATAAATTAAAATTTCGGTGCCGCCTTTGGCAAACTCATCATTGGCTTTAACCAGCAGAGCTTGTTCGTTTGCGGGAAAGAGTTCACGTTCAGCTTTTATAATCTCGCGGCTGTGCCACGCAATTTGTGCAGGTTTGAAACGTACAAAATAATCATCATCTAATCGGTTCCACAATACATCGACTTTTTCCAGATCGCTGCCACTTTGAATGAGAAGTTGCCGCGCATGCTGCATATGCGACTGCACACGTTCGTTAATGGTGGCCTGACACTGAAGTCCGTTATCCAGTGCTTTTTGAGAGATCAAATAAAGCTCTCGAAGCAAAGAGGCTTTCCAGTCATTCCAGAGATTGTCGTTGGTGGCCCGAATATCGGCTAAAGTTAGCACGTAAAGCAAATTTAAGTGATTATGACTGCGCATAGCGGTGGCGAATTCACTAATGACGTCAGGATCGTAAATGTCCCGGCGCTGCGCCACTACCGACATTAATAGATGATTTTCCACCAGCCAGCTGATTAATTCCGCATCGCTTTTTTCTAGATCATGCTGCTCGCAAAACGTTTTAACGTCCGCGGCACCCAGCTTGGAATGGTCGCCGTTTCGACCTTTGGCAATGTCGTGAAAAATTGCAGCAATATAGAGTAGTTCAGGTTTATCCAAATTCCGCACAATGCGGCCGCAGCGAGGAAATTCGGTATTTTGCGCAGAAAAGTAATGGTTTACATGTTTTACCAGCCGGTGGGTGTGTTCATCGACTGTATAAGCGTGAAATAAATCGAATTGCATCATGCCGACAATTTTGTCCCACTCCGGCAGATATGACTGCAAAATGCCGTATTCGTGCATAACATCCCATGCAAAGTCGAAAAAGTGAGGATGCCGGAATAACTGCATAAGCCGCTTACGGCAGGCGGGACGCTCCACATAATATTGCGATTCAAACTTCCGCCGTGCATTGCGTAACTGGCGTATGCAATCTGTGTCTAGGCCCTGAGTCTCCCGGGTTTCAGCGATAATGTAAAGGAAATCTAATATGGCTTCGGGAGTGGCAAACACATCATCGTGCTGAGGTGAAATCATGCCATCAAGCAAACTAAAGTTGTGGTTAATGGGCGTGTGGTTCTTGACCGTTTGGTTGAGCATGTCGTAACGAAAGCGCTGCAGTAACATTTTGTTAAGTTCAGTCACTCTGCGAACGACGCGGAAAAAGTCCCGCATCATCGCTTCTACCGAATTTTTACCTTCTTCACCATATCCCAAACGCGCAGCAACATCGGGTTGATAATCAAAAAGTAGCCTGTTTTCGCTCCGACCCGCCGTTAAGTGCAGCGCGAAGCGCATCCTCCATAAATCTATACGACAATCGATGAGTTCACTGTGCTCTTGCTCAGTAAAATAGCCATGACCGACTAAGGAAAAGCCGTCGTATTCTTTGAAATGTTTTTTTGCAACCCAGCCAATTGATTGAATATCCCGCAGGCAGCCCGGGTTTTCTTTAACGTTGGGTTCCAGGTTGTAGGAGGTGCCATTGAATTTAGCGTGACGCGTTTTTTGCTCTTCGTACTTCGCCACGAAAAAGTCTTTACTGCTCCAGGAGTGCCGCCCGTTAACCTCTTCCCATAGTTTTTCAAATATTTCTATTGAGCCGGTTAGAAGCCGACTTTCTACGAGATTGGTGGCAATAGTGATATCATCTTTCGCCAGTTTAACCGTTTCTTTAATAGTGCGAACAGATTGCCCGACATCCAGGCGAATATCCCATAGCAGGGTAATGAATTGTCCGACTTTTTCTTGTGTTCGCGATGCAAGTGTTTTGCGACTTACGATTAACAAATCAATGTCTGAGTACGGTTGTAAATGACCACGACCATACCCCCCGACAGCGCAGAGAGCGATATCCTTGTCCTGATCTAACTGAAATAAGTGCCACAAACGAAAAAGCAGTGCATCAACAAAATGGGCTCTACCTAGTACCAGCCGATTGACAGGGGTGGTTCCAAAGGCTTCATCCAACCACAAATAGCTGTCTGTTACGCATTGCCTGATTGCTGCTATATCGTCGACTGTGGTAATGGATTCAATTTGTTCAGTCAGTTTCTGTAAGCTCAAAATACGCCTTCTCGTTACACCGGGGTAAGCCTCAAGAACCTTATCATGAAAAGGAGAAAAATCGCAGTAGCAAAAAGAGGCATAAAGGCTGCCAAAAAGTGCATATTTATATCAAAAGGTTATTTAGGCAAGGCTGCTAAGTGGCGATAGCAGCCATGGTAAAGAGGAATTACTAATGATTGATAACGCGAGGCAAATCTTCTTCATCACGTAAAGTAAGCACTTCTACGCCTGTTTCAGTTACGAGCAGGGTGTGTTCCCACTGCGCACTTAAACTGCGATCTTTGGTGACCACAGTCCATTGATCGGGCAGAATTTTGGAATAACGTTTACCGGCGTTAACCATAGGCTCGATAGTAAAGCACATGCCAGCAACCAATTCTTCACCGGTACCTGGTCGCCCATAATGGACCACTTGCGGCTCCTCATGAAAATCAGCGCCGATGCCGTGGCCGCAGAACTCTCTGACAATTGAATAATTATGCGATTCCGCGTGGGATTGACAAATATACCCAATGTCTCCTAAGCGCATTCCGGGCTTAACTTGTTGAATGGCCTTATACAAGCATTCCTGCGTTACTCTTACCAGCCGCTCAGCAAGAATACTGGGCTTTCCGACGATAAACATTTTCGACGAATCGCCATGGTAACCATCCTTAATAACAGTGACATCAATATTAAGAATGTCACCGTCTTTTAATTTTTTATCAGAAGGAATTCCATGACAAATACAATGATTGACAGAAGTACAAATTGACTTTGGAAATGGCGGGTGCCCATAGTTTAGCGGAGCGGGTATTGCCTGCTGTTCATTAACAATATAGTCGTGACAGAGTGTATTAAGCTCGTCAGTTGTCACCCCTTTCTTTACATGGGGCGTGATCATTGTCAGAACATCAGCTGCAAGTTTGCCAGCAATGCGCATTTTTTCTATTTCTTCAGCGGTTTTAATATTAGCTGCCACTGGGATCCTCGAATAAGTTAATGAATGCATTAGGAGGGAAATGCGTTATGTAAAAGCTGCATTCTCCCAGCCACTTTGTGTTTATGGTAACGCTTGCGAGAGTGGCTGTACAGCCAGCGGGACATTGAGATTATGAATAGTTGTCAATAACGAGCGCTATTACTTGAGAAATTAGCATCGTCATGGTATAAAGCGCCCGCCTTTGATAACAGGGTGATTATTCTTTGGGAATGTATCGCTACAAAGGTACGAATATTACTTAAAACACACATATACCGTCACTTGTTATCGGGGTGTCCAGAATATGGATCGATACAAGGGGTGTATGGAGGCCTAACCCCAATAGAGGACTAGACATGGCTAATGTTTCAATGCGTGACATGCTGAAAGCCGGTGTGCATTTCGGCCACCAAACCCGTTACTGGAACCCAAAGATGAAGCCTTTTATCTTTGGTGCGCGTAATAAAGTTCATATCATTAACCTGGAAAAAACAGTGCCATTGTTTAATGATGCGCTGAGCTATCTTTCCAGCGTAGCTAACAGAAAAGGAAAAATTCTTTTTGTTGGTACTAAACGCGCAGCTGGTGATGCAATAAAAGATGCAGCAGTAAAATGCGATCAGTTTTATGTAAATAAGCGTTGGTTAGGCGGCATGCTGACTAACTGGAAAACTGTGCGTCAATCAATCAAGCGTCTGAAAGAGCTAGAGCAACAAAGCCAAGATGGTACGTTTGACAAGTTGACCAAAAAAGAAGCATTGATGCTTCAGCGCGAAATGGACAAGCTGGAAAACAGCTTGGGTGGTATCAAAAATATGGGCGGTCTTCCTGACTGTATTTTTGTTGTTGATGCTGATCACGAACACATCGCTGTGACTGAAGCCCGTAATCTGGGTATTCCAGTAGTTGGCGTAGTTGATACTAACTCCAATCCAGATGGCGTTGATTATATCATCCCAGGTAACGATGACGCGATTCGTGCTATTCAACTGTATCTTGACGCTGCAGCCGATGCCGTGAACAAAGGTCGCGACAGCAACCTTGAAGTTCAGGCCGAACAGGACGATTTCGTAGAAGCTTCTGAATAATAACTTTAGAAGCTGACAGTGACTGCTTCTGACATGGCGCTGTCATAAAATCAAACGAATATCTTTAATAGGGGCACATCTGCCCCTTTTACTCATTACTTAATAGTTAAATGCTGAGGAATTGAAAAATGGCAGTGACTGCAGCACTAGTTAAAGAACTGCGCGAGCGTACTGGCGCAGGCATGATGGATTGTAAAAAAGCTTTGGTTGAAACCGACGGTGATATCGAGCTGGCCATTGAGAATATGCGTAAATCAGGGCAGGCTAAAGCAGCTAAAAAGGCAGGTCGTATTGCCGCTGAAGGTGTCATCCTGACGCAAGTAGCCGCAAATCGGGCTACCATGCTTGAACTTAACTGTGAAACTGACTTCGTTGCTCGTGATGAAGGGTTTTTGAGTTTTGGTAACAGCATTATTGCGGTTGCGCATGATAACAACATCAATGACATCGACGCACTTAACGACGCAGAACTGGATGGCAAGAAAATCAGTGATGTTCGTGACACCCTGGTTACCAAAATTGGTGAAAATATCGCTCCCCGTCGCGTTGTGAATGTGGAAGGTGATAACTTAGGTGCATACGTCCACGGCGGCCGTATTGGCGTAATTGCCATTTTAACCGGTGGTGACGAAGAGCTGGCGAAAGATATCGCAATGCACGTAGCTGCAGCAAATCCTCAGTTCGTTAAGCCAGAAAATGTTCCAGCTGAAGTGGTTGAGAAAGAAAAAGAAATTCAGCTAGAAATTGCTATGCAGTCTGGCAAACCTGCTGATATCGCAGAAAAAATGGTTTCAGGCCGTATGAAGAAATTCACCGGCGAAGTCAGCCTGACAGGTCAACCGTTTGTTAAAGATCCTTCCATTTCTGTGGCTGATTTGCTGAAGAGCAAAGGGGCAGATGTGGTTAACTTCATCCGTTTTGAAGTAGGTGAAGGAATCGAAAGAAAAACAGAAGACTTTGCGGCAGAAGTTGCTGCGCAAATGGAAGCGGCCAAGAAATAATTGGCCGTTTGACTTTTGCATTAGGCGAATGTCGGATACACTACTGAGCACCTCTTCGGAGGTGCTTTTTTATAAGTATGGTATGCTTCTTGCGTTTATCAATAAAGTTTAAGAAGCAGTCAGGATTCTGAAGCACATATTCTAATCAGGGTTGCGTTTTTGAATCGGTTTGCATCATCACTTGCTGGCGCGAATGATGATGCAAGCCGAGTTCATGAGGACATATCGAATAATGAGTATCACACCAAAATCAGCTTACCGACGTATTTTGTTAAAACTCAGTGGCGAGGCTCTAATGGGAGCCGAAGGGTTTGGGATTGACCCCAAAGTTCTGGACAGAATGGCCCAGGAAATTAAAGAGCTGGTAGAATTAGGTGTGCAGGTTGGCCTGGTCATCGGTGGTGGTAACCTTTTTCGCGGTGAGGGCCTGGCAAAGGCAGGCATGAATCGGGTTGTGGGCGACCATATGGGCATGCTGGCCACGGTTATGAATGGCTTAGCAATGCGCGATGCCTTACATCGGGCGTTTGTTAACGCCCGCTTAATGTCAGCCATTCCATTAAACGGCGTGTGCGATGCTTACAACTGGGCAGAAGCTATCAGTTTGCTAAAATCGGGTCGCGTAGTCATCTTTTCAGCCGGGACGGGAAATCCGTTCTTCACTACCGATTCTGCAGCATGTTTGCGTGGCATTGAAATTGAAGCCGACGCTGTTTTAAAAGCCACTAAAGTTGATGGTGTTTACAGTGATGATCCGGTGAAGAATCCGGAAGCGACGTTGTACAAGCAGTTAACTTATAATGAAGTGCTTGAAAAAGAATTAAAAGTTATGGATCTATCGGCTTTTACTTTGGCTCGTGATCATAGCTTACCCATTCGTGTGTTCAATATGAACAAACCGGGTTGTTTAAAGCGAGTGGTATTGGGGGAGCCTGAAGGCACTCTGATTGACCACGCTGAAAAATTATAGAAAGTAAAAAAGGATAATTATTGTGATTGATGAGATTGAAATAGATGCGCGTGAGCGTATGGAAAAAAGCATCAGCGCACTGAAAAGTCAGTTGAGTAAAATTCGCACAGGTCGTGCTCATCCCAGTCTTCTTGATGGGATCATGGTTTCGTATTACGGCACTAATACCCCGCTTAAACAAGTCGCTAATGTGGTGGCAGAAGACAGCCGTACACTTGCTTTGACTGTATTTGATAAAAGCGCTATCCAAGCGGTAGAAAAAGCCATTATGCAGTCCGATCTGGGTTTAAACCCGATGAGTGCTGGTGCGGCAATCCGTATTCCTCTACCACCACTTACGGAAGAGCGTCGTAAAGATTTGATCCGTGTTGTTCGCAATGAAGCAGAGCAAGGGCGAGTGGCAATCCGCAATATTCGTCGCGATGCAAACAGCGATCTCAAAGAATTGCTGAAGGAGAAGGAAATCAGCGAAGATGAGAATCGCGCAGGTGAAGAAAATATTCAGACATTAACCAATGATTTTATTAAAAAGATTGATGTGATGTTGGCGGATAAAGAAAAAGAGTTAATGGAAGTATAATACCAGTCATGTTAGGAAAGCGGTCTAGCGCAGAAACCCCGACGGCAGCGGTCGAAGTCTCATCACCCGGCCCGCAGCATGTTGCCATCATCATGGATGGCAACGGACGCTGGGCACAGAAAAAGGGAAAAATTCGCACCTTTGGGCACAAGGCAGGAGTCGAATCGGTTCGGGCAGTAGTAAGATTTGCGCGAAAAACAGGTATACGTTCGCTTACGCTTTTTGCCTTTAGCAGCGAAAACTGGAAACGGCCGGAGGAAGAAGTCAGTGTACTGATGGAGCTATTTAACCTGGTGCTAAATAGCGAAGCAAAGCGACTTCATAAAAACGGCGTGCGGCTGAAGGTAATTGGTGATGTGTCAGCATTTGACGATAAACTGAAGGCAAAAATTCGTAAA
Coding sequences:
- the uppS gene encoding polyprenyl diphosphate synthase codes for the protein MLGKRSSAETPTAAVEVSSPGPQHVAIIMDGNGRWAQKKGKIRTFGHKAGVESVRAVVRFARKTGIRSLTLFAFSSENWKRPEEEVSVLMELFNLVLNSEAKRLHKNGVRLKVIGDVSAFDDKLKAKIRKAEAMTEDNSELVLNIAANYGGRWDIVNAARHLAAKVQNGEIAVSDINEEQLDTQISTAGLPELDLLIRTGGERRISNFLLWQCAYAELYFTEVLWPDFDEEVFQLAVDDFNMRQRRFGLTGEQISISGS
- a CDS encoding pseudouridine synthase, with amino-acid sequence MENIESLSILYQDDYLVAIDKPASLLVHRSPIDKRETRFAVQLLRDQVGQHVYPVHRLDRPTSGILLFAFSGDLAGMIGKQMMQKQVAKTYHAVVRGFIVGSGCIDYALSFKRDKIADKHRGENIAPQPATTDYQALARYELPYAVGRYQSARYSYVRLHPFSGRKHQLRRHLAHIHHPIVGDTTHGDGKQNKFARNQFGFENLALSCTQLGIQHPVTKKWLSITCGINPALEKLLHNWKEFEFNE
- the pyrH gene encoding UMP kinase, giving the protein MSITPKSAYRRILLKLSGEALMGAEGFGIDPKVLDRMAQEIKELVELGVQVGLVIGGGNLFRGEGLAKAGMNRVVGDHMGMLATVMNGLAMRDALHRAFVNARLMSAIPLNGVCDAYNWAEAISLLKSGRVVIFSAGTGNPFFTTDSAACLRGIEIEADAVLKATKVDGVYSDDPVKNPEATLYKQLTYNEVLEKELKVMDLSAFTLARDHSLPIRVFNMNKPGCLKRVVLGEPEGTLIDHAEKL
- the tsf gene encoding translation elongation factor Ts, with the translated sequence MAVTAALVKELRERTGAGMMDCKKALVETDGDIELAIENMRKSGQAKAAKKAGRIAAEGVILTQVAANRATMLELNCETDFVARDEGFLSFGNSIIAVAHDNNINDIDALNDAELDGKKISDVRDTLVTKIGENIAPRRVVNVEGDNLGAYVHGGRIGVIAILTGGDEELAKDIAMHVAAANPQFVKPENVPAEVVEKEKEIQLEIAMQSGKPADIAEKMVSGRMKKFTGEVSLTGQPFVKDPSISVADLLKSKGADVVNFIRFEVGEGIERKTEDFAAEVAAQMEAAKK
- a CDS encoding flavodoxin; the encoded protein is MTKLSIFSGSVYGNAQHVAEQVEENLAEQGHDCELFSDPDVSDFTEAEAILVITSTTGQGDVPPNIEFVYSDLKEQFPLLNQKPFAVVALGDSSYGETFCGGGRQFHELLTELQARSIADLLKVDAIETLEPEKDVIAWVNGIKDKLFNE
- the dapD gene encoding 2,3,4,5-tetrahydropyridine-2,6-dicarboxylate N-succinyltransferase, whose amino-acid sequence is MNELKAIIEDAFDNRDTISPTSASEQVRQAVNDVIALLNSGKARVAEKIAGEWEVHQWLKKAVLLYFRLHNNTVIAGAESQYYDKVPLKYVGYTEEQFAAEGARIVPPAAVRTGSFIGKNVVVMPSYVNIGAFVDEGTMVDTWATVGSCAQIGKNVHLSGGVGIGGVLEPLQANPTIIEDNCFIGARSEIVEGVIVEEGSVISMGVYIGQSTRIYDRETGEIHYGRVPAGSVVVSGNLPGKDGSGDYSLYAAVIVKKVDAKTRAKVGINALLRNVE
- the map gene encoding type I methionyl aminopeptidase yields the protein MAANIKTAEEIEKMRIAGKLAADVLTMITPHVKKGVTTDELNTLCHDYIVNEQQAIPAPLNYGHPPFPKSICTSVNHCICHGIPSDKKLKDGDILNIDVTVIKDGYHGDSSKMFIVGKPSILAERLVRVTQECLYKAIQQVKPGMRLGDIGYICQSHAESHNYSIVREFCGHGIGADFHEEPQVVHYGRPGTGEELVAGMCFTIEPMVNAGKRYSKILPDQWTVVTKDRSLSAQWEHTLLVTETGVEVLTLRDEEDLPRVINH
- the frr gene encoding ribosome recycling factor, whose amino-acid sequence is MIDEIEIDARERMEKSISALKSQLSKIRTGRAHPSLLDGIMVSYYGTNTPLKQVANVVAEDSRTLALTVFDKSAIQAVEKAIMQSDLGLNPMSAGAAIRIPLPPLTEERRKDLIRVVRNEAEQGRVAIRNIRRDANSDLKELLKEKEISEDENRAGEENIQTLTNDFIKKIDVMLADKEKELMEV
- the rpsB gene encoding 30S ribosomal protein S2, with the translated sequence MANVSMRDMLKAGVHFGHQTRYWNPKMKPFIFGARNKVHIINLEKTVPLFNDALSYLSSVANRKGKILFVGTKRAAGDAIKDAAVKCDQFYVNKRWLGGMLTNWKTVRQSIKRLKELEQQSQDGTFDKLTKKEALMLQREMDKLENSLGGIKNMGGLPDCIFVVDADHEHIAVTEARNLGIPVVGVVDTNSNPDGVDYIIPGNDDAIRAIQLYLDAAADAVNKGRDSNLEVQAEQDDFVEASE
- the glnD gene encoding [protein-PII] uridylyltransferase, with protein sequence MSLQKLTEQIESITTVDDIAAIRQCVTDSYLWLDEAFGTTPVNRLVLGRAHFVDALLFRLWHLFQLDQDKDIALCAVGGYGRGHLQPYSDIDLLIVSRKTLASRTQEKVGQFITLLWDIRLDVGQSVRTIKETVKLAKDDITIATNLVESRLLTGSIEIFEKLWEEVNGRHSWSSKDFFVAKYEEQKTRHAKFNGTSYNLEPNVKENPGCLRDIQSIGWVAKKHFKEYDGFSLVGHGYFTEQEHSELIDCRIDLWRMRFALHLTAGRSENRLLFDYQPDVAARLGYGEEGKNSVEAMMRDFFRVVRRVTELNKMLLQRFRYDMLNQTVKNHTPINHNFSLLDGMISPQHDDVFATPEAILDFLYIIAETRETQGLDTDCIRQLRNARRKFESQYYVERPACRKRLMQLFRHPHFFDFAWDVMHEYGILQSYLPEWDKIVGMMQFDLFHAYTVDEHTHRLVKHVNHYFSAQNTEFPRCGRIVRNLDKPELLYIAAIFHDIAKGRNGDHSKLGAADVKTFCEQHDLEKSDAELISWLVENHLLMSVVAQRRDIYDPDVISEFATAMRSHNHLNLLYVLTLADIRATNDNLWNDWKASLLRELYLISQKALDNGLQCQATINERVQSHMQHARQLLIQSGSDLEKVDVLWNRLDDDYFVRFKPAQIAWHSREIIKAERELFPANEQALLVKANDEFAKGGTEILIYGKDRKALFAQVASVLDSRNCSIHDAHITVTRDGYVFDSLLVLENNGSRLSTPERIQSLEKAIIAQLEKPGRAHDNKRKLPRQMRQLDVPTKVRFFNFGEENTLIELEALDAPGILAKIGHAFVDTSVTLKLAKIATIGERAEDIFIVSNDAGKALTQEQQVALKKQILFKLDQLEDINIP